In Populus nigra chromosome 1, ddPopNigr1.1, whole genome shotgun sequence, one genomic interval encodes:
- the LOC133680972 gene encoding chloroplast envelope quinone oxidoreductase homolog, with amino-acid sequence MGMAGKLMHAIQYDSYDGGPAALKHVEVPLPSPQKYEVLLKLEATSLNPIDWKIQKGKLRPFFPRKFPYIPGTDVAGEVVEVGAEVKNFKIGDRVVAELGHLYGGGLAEYAVAKESLTVVRPFEVSAAEGAGLLVSGITAYQALTQHGGIKLDGSGQLKNILITAASGGVGLYAVQLAKLGNTHVTATCGARNIELVKSLGADEVLDYKTPEGAALKSPSGKKYDVVLHCALGISWSTFEPTLSESGKVIDITPGASAMMTFVLKKLTFSKKQLVPILTVSPSIESLDCLIKLVKEGKLKTIIDSRHPLRKAEDAWAKSIDGHATGKIVVET; translated from the exons ATGGGAATGGCAGGGAAGCTCATGCATGCCATTCAGTATGATTCTTATGATGGAGGACCTGCTgctttaaag cATGTTGAAGTTCCACTTCCAAGTCCTCAGAAATACGAGGTTTTGTTAAAGCTGGAAGCAACCAGTCTGAATCCAATTGATTGGAAAATCCAGAAAGGCAAGCTGCGGCCTTTTTTTCCTCGCAAATTCCCTTATATACCTG GTACTGATGTGGCAGGCGAGGTTGTAGAGGTTGGAGCAGAAGTAAAGAACTTCAAAATTGGTGACAGAGTTGTTGCAGAACTTGGCCATCTT TATGGAGGTGGACTAGCTGAGTATGCTGTGGCAAAGGAGAGCTTGACTGTGGTGAGGCCATTTGAAGTTTCAGCTGCCGAAGGCGCAGGCTTACTTGTTTCAGGTATCACAGCTTACCAGGCTCTCACACAGCATGGTGGGATCAAGCTTGATGGAAGCGGGCAGCTGAAAAACATTCTGATCACTGCTGCCTCAGGTGGTGTAGGTCTTTATGCAGTTCAGCTAGCAAAGCTTGGAAATACACACGTAACAGCCACTTGTGGTGCTCGTAACATCGAATTGGTCAAGAGCTTAGGGGCCGATGAGGTTCTTGATTACAAAACACCTGAAGGAGCAGCTCTCAAGAGTCCATCTGGTAAGAAATATGATGTTGTGCTCCACTGTGCACTGGGCATTTCTTGGTCTACTTTTGAACCTactttgagtgaaagtggtaaggttattgacaTCACTCCTGGCGCTAGTGCCATGATGACTTTTGTTCTCAAGAAACTTACCTTCTCCAAGAAACAGCTGGTGCCCATATTAACCGTAAGCCCCAGCATTGAGAGCCTGGATTGTCTTATTAAACTAGTGAAGGAAGGGAAGCTTAAGACGATCATCGACTCCAGACATCCATTGAGGAAGGCAGAAGATGCTTGGGCAAAGAGTATCGATGGCCATGCTACAGGGAAGATTGTTGTGGAAACTTGA
- the LOC133699870 gene encoding heavy metal-associated isoprenylated plant protein 30-like, producing the protein MPKGRPLSLQTVELKVRMCCTGCERVVKNAIYKLKGIDSVEVDLEMEKVTVVGYVDRNKVLKAVRRAGKRAEFWPYPNPPLYFTSANHYFKDTTSEFKESYNYYKHGYNLADRHGTIPVSHRGDDKVSNMFNDDNVNACCLM; encoded by the exons ATGCCTAAGGGGAGACCACTTTCTTTGCAG ACTGTGGAGCTCAAAGTCAGGATGTGCTGCACTGGCTGTGAAAGAGTTGTCAAAAATGCCATTTACAAGCTTAAAG GTATTGATTCAGTGGAGGTGGACTTGGAGATGGAAAAGGTAACTGTAGTGGGATATGTTGATCGAAACAAGGTGCTGAAGGCGGTGAGGAGGGCAGGAAAGAGAGCAGAATTCTGGCCCTATCCGAATCCGCCATTGTACTTCACATCAGCTAATCACTATTTCAAGGACACAACTAGTGAGTTCAAAGAGAGTTACAACTATTACAAGCATGGCTACAACCTTGCAGACAGGCATGGGACCATCCCGGTGAGCCACCGGGGAGACGACAAGGTCAGCAACATGTTTAACGATGACAACGTTAATGCCTGCTGTCTCatgtag
- the LOC133668458 gene encoding uncharacterized protein LOC133668458 isoform X1, with translation MASDTKRGSLSRLSPLARPFTLSKPNNSSFSPSNSALDRSFSSFSVEGDSFAFYPQYPPGVLQVSADFSSLARDSSLQDTSFNPSSSMLDRSFSSFSLEGDSFAYYPQYPSGVLQGSADFGLFTESKSDFDAVPVTKSTELGYEAHKSGDLRGILHWKDKHGGFSMFNYDSTKQALVHMLFIFPAGSPAEGLKLSPETSDSLCGKLSGISLNDHEVRPKRTREIDSQSVPISSKFSTTSDLNSSAILQDPQSGINYLPPSVSWSSCDTNIAYFGRSLSQQLDFHAAKQNVPPSSDFNSLPVLVSEPSVASPGYLPFNHVLSENLDSDGDGGVSKNNFLGYGQASLKKPHAVVDKSKEVFHNKVLTDKGKEGKMGKTVTNEVMEPVPMAKSELQITCPSPPIDLTLEVDKSKEVFHHKVLADKGKEGKLGKPVTHEVMEPVSMAKSELQITCPSLLIDLTLESLGIKESDPIENSSKVINENDSDLDSPCWKGKLAAEQSSCEVSVPDNFQHLKSEQEACSYLNPLAPHFFPSSDKQKVNYCGNEGDGNDCFSFQKTASSVVSLFSREQRLQHSATAGSSSSEQSSITEAHCYSDMHVPNKEYELLTDSSSSSMHGSSCVVLPSVLEDYFTSSGQLLTGQCVGGFGKAIKDTAPNGSTSVSLFASKHVFDSSSCREGVSTDLSETYGGATKPLCSPPRLDFQIVVKTMNELSELLMQNCTNDLDSLNEHEHDIIKRIIHNLTLCIRNRAGEHTLMSESSHPHTSYCVRKSTHLNKCSNMELQTTRTKAVMVSHELGHQNKHERQMSSTSFRERFLDSLNARNGGFNKNEHITEVNEKALEGHYELEEEENPQVLFYKNLWHEAEAALCSMKYKASVLGMKTEMEKIKMAIR, from the exons ATGGCCAGTGACACAAAAAGAGGGTCTCTTTCTCGTTTATCACCATTAGCTAGGCCTTTTACCTTGAGCAAACCCAATAATTCAAGCTTTAGTCCTTCAAATTCTGCGCTTGATCGGTCCTTTTCAAGTTTCAGTGTAGAAGGTGACTCCTTTGCTTTTTATCCTCAATACCCACCAGGGGTTTTGCAAGTTTCAGCTGATTTTTCAAGTCTTGCCCGTGATTCTTCACTTCAAGATACAAGCTTTAACCCTTCCAGTTCCATGCTTGATCGGTCCTTTTCAAGTTTCAGTTTAGAAGGCGACTCCTTTGCTTATTATCCTCAATACCCATCTGGGGTTTTGCAAGGTTCAGCCGATTTTGGTTTGTTTACTGAGTCAAAGTCAGACTTTGATGCTGTGCCTGTAACCAAGTCCACTGAACTTGGCTATGAGGCTCACAAGAGTGGTGATCTTCGAGGGATTCTTCACTGGAAAGATAAGCATGGTGGTTTTTCAATGTTTAATTATGACTCCACGAAACAAG CTTTAGTTCACATGCTATTCATCTTCCCAGCAGGATCTCCTGCTGAAGGATTGAAGCTGAGTCCTGAAACATCTGATAGTTTGTGCGGAAAACTCTCTGGGATCTCATTAAATGATCATGAAGTCAGACCTAAAAGAACTAGGGAAATTGACTCTCAAAGTGTGCCAATCTCTTCAAAGTTCTCAACGACATCAGATTTGAACTCTTCTGCCATTCTTCAAGATCCTCAAAGCGGGATAAATTACCTACCACCATCAGTATCTTGGAGCTCCTGTGATACAAACATTGCTTATTTTGGGAGAAGCTTATCACAGCAACTTGATTTTCATGCAGCCAAACAGAATGTTCCCCCTTCATCAGATTTCAATTCTTTGCCAGTTTTAGTTTCCGAGCCATCAGTAGCTAGTCCAGGCTATTTACCCTTTAATCATGTGTTGTCAGAGAACCTAGATTCTGATGGAGATGGTGGAGTTAGCAAAAATAACTTTCTTGGGTATGGTCAAGCAAGTTTAAAGAAGCCTCATGCTGTTGTGGATAAAAGCAAGGAAGTTTTCCATAATAAAGTCCTGACAGATAAAGGCAAAGAAGGAAAAATGGGCAAAACTGTCACTAACGAGGTTATGGAGCCCGTGCCAATGGCAAAGTCTGAGCTGCAAATCACTTGTCCCAGTCCTCCTATTGATTTGACTCTGGAAGTGGATAAAAGCAAGGAAGTTTTCCATCATAAAGTCCTGGCAGATAAAGGCAAAGAAGGAAAATTGGGCAAACCTGTCACCCATGAGGTTATGGAGCCCGTGTCAATGGCAAAGTCTGAGCTGCAAATCACTTGTCCCAGTCTTCTTATTGATTTGACCCTGGAATCCCTTGGTATTAAAGAAAGTGATCCTATTGAAAATTCTTCTAAAGTAATCAACGAGAATGATTCTGATCTGGATTCTCCTTGTTGGAAAGGAAAACTTGCCGCTGAGCAATCAAGCTGTGAAGTTTCTGTACCTGATAATTTCCAGCATCTTAAAAGCGAACAAGAAGCATGCAGTTATTTAAATCCTCTTGCGCCTCATTTTTTCCCCAGCAGTGACAAACAAAAAGTAAATTACTGTGGAAATGAAGGTGATGgaaatgattgtttttctttccagAAGACTGCGTCTTCTGTGGTTAGTTTATTCTCCAGAGAACAGAGACTACAACATTCCGCTACAGCTGGATCATCTTCTTCAGAACAGAGCAGTATTACTGAGGCACATTGCTATAGTGACATGCATGTTCCTAATAAGGAATATGAGCTACTCACTGACTCCAGCAGTAGCTCCATGCATGGCTCATCTTGTGTGGTTCTACCATCTGTTCTGGAAGATTACTTCACATCTAGTGGCCAGCTTCTGACTGGGCAATGTGTTGGTGGATTTGGGAAGGCTATCAAGGATACAGCACCTAATGGTTCAACTAGTGTGTCGTTGTTTGCAAGCAAACATGTCTTCGATTCATCGTCCTGTAGAGAAGGTGTTTCTACTGATTTAAGTGAAACATATGGGGGTGCAACTAAGCCTTTGTGCTCACCTCCAAGATTAGATTTTCAAATAGTGGTTAAAACAATGAATGAACTGTCAGAATTGCTTATGCAAAACTGCACAAATGATTTAGATTCTCTGAATGAGCATGAACATGATATAATCAAGCGCATTATCCATAATCTTACTCTGTGTATCAGAAACAGGGCTGGAGAACATACTCTTATGTCTGAATCAAGTCATCCTCACACTTCATATTGTGTTAGGAAATCAACTCATCTAAACAAG TGCTCGAACATGGAACTTCAAACAACAAGGACAAAGGCTGTAATGGTTTCGCATGAACTTGGGCATCAGAATAAGCATGAAAGGCAGATGAGTTCTACTAGTTTTAGGGAGAGATTCCTGGATTCTTTAAATGCAAGGAATGGAGGATTCAATAAAAATGAACACATTACTGAG GTCAATGAGAAGGCTCTGGAAGGACATTATGAACTTGAGGAAGAAGAGAACCCTCAAGTTTTGTTCTACAAGAATTTGTGGCACGAGGCTGAAGCAGCTCTTTGTTCCATGAAGTATAAAGCTTCTGTTCTGGGTATGAAAACTGAGATGGAAAAGATAAAGATGGCAATAAGATAA
- the LOC133668458 gene encoding uncharacterized protein LOC133668458 isoform X3, with the protein MASDTKRGSLSRLSPLARPFTLSKPNNSSFSPSNSALDRSFSSFSVEGDSFAFYPQYPPGVLQVSADFSSLARDSSLQDTSFNPSSSMLDRSFSSFSLEGDSFAYYPQYPSGVLQGSADFGLFTESKSDFDAVPVTKSTELGYEAHKSGDLRGILHWKDKHGGFSMFNYDSTKQGSPAEGLKLSPETSDSLCGKLSGISLNDHEVRPKRTREIDSQSVPISSKFSTTSDLNSSAILQDPQSGINYLPPSVSWSSCDTNIAYFGRSLSQQLDFHAAKQNVPPSSDFNSLPVLVSEPSVASPGYLPFNHVLSENLDSDGDGGVSKNNFLGYGQASLKKPHAVVDKSKEVFHNKVLTDKGKEGKMGKTVTNEVMEPVPMAKSELQITCPSPPIDLTLEVDKSKEVFHHKVLADKGKEGKLGKPVTHEVMEPVSMAKSELQITCPSLLIDLTLESLGIKESDPIENSSKVINENDSDLDSPCWKGKLAAEQSSCEVSVPDNFQHLKSEQEACSYLNPLAPHFFPSSDKQKVNYCGNEGDGNDCFSFQKTASSVVSLFSREQRLQHSATAGSSSSEQSSITEAHCYSDMHVPNKEYELLTDSSSSSMHGSSCVVLPSVLEDYFTSSGQLLTGQCVGGFGKAIKDTAPNGSTSVSLFASKHVFDSSSCREGVSTDLSETYGGATKPLCSPPRLDFQIVVKTMNELSELLMQNCTNDLDSLNEHEHDIIKRIIHNLTLCIRNRAGEHTLMSESSHPHTSYCVRKSTHLNKCSNMELQTTRTKAVMVSHELGHQNKHERQMSSTSFRERFLDSLNARNGGFNKNEHITEVNEKALEGHYELEEEENPQVLFYKNLWHEAEAALCSMKYKASVLGMKTEMEKIKMAIR; encoded by the exons ATGGCCAGTGACACAAAAAGAGGGTCTCTTTCTCGTTTATCACCATTAGCTAGGCCTTTTACCTTGAGCAAACCCAATAATTCAAGCTTTAGTCCTTCAAATTCTGCGCTTGATCGGTCCTTTTCAAGTTTCAGTGTAGAAGGTGACTCCTTTGCTTTTTATCCTCAATACCCACCAGGGGTTTTGCAAGTTTCAGCTGATTTTTCAAGTCTTGCCCGTGATTCTTCACTTCAAGATACAAGCTTTAACCCTTCCAGTTCCATGCTTGATCGGTCCTTTTCAAGTTTCAGTTTAGAAGGCGACTCCTTTGCTTATTATCCTCAATACCCATCTGGGGTTTTGCAAGGTTCAGCCGATTTTGGTTTGTTTACTGAGTCAAAGTCAGACTTTGATGCTGTGCCTGTAACCAAGTCCACTGAACTTGGCTATGAGGCTCACAAGAGTGGTGATCTTCGAGGGATTCTTCACTGGAAAGATAAGCATGGTGGTTTTTCAATGTTTAATTATGACTCCACGAAACAAG GATCTCCTGCTGAAGGATTGAAGCTGAGTCCTGAAACATCTGATAGTTTGTGCGGAAAACTCTCTGGGATCTCATTAAATGATCATGAAGTCAGACCTAAAAGAACTAGGGAAATTGACTCTCAAAGTGTGCCAATCTCTTCAAAGTTCTCAACGACATCAGATTTGAACTCTTCTGCCATTCTTCAAGATCCTCAAAGCGGGATAAATTACCTACCACCATCAGTATCTTGGAGCTCCTGTGATACAAACATTGCTTATTTTGGGAGAAGCTTATCACAGCAACTTGATTTTCATGCAGCCAAACAGAATGTTCCCCCTTCATCAGATTTCAATTCTTTGCCAGTTTTAGTTTCCGAGCCATCAGTAGCTAGTCCAGGCTATTTACCCTTTAATCATGTGTTGTCAGAGAACCTAGATTCTGATGGAGATGGTGGAGTTAGCAAAAATAACTTTCTTGGGTATGGTCAAGCAAGTTTAAAGAAGCCTCATGCTGTTGTGGATAAAAGCAAGGAAGTTTTCCATAATAAAGTCCTGACAGATAAAGGCAAAGAAGGAAAAATGGGCAAAACTGTCACTAACGAGGTTATGGAGCCCGTGCCAATGGCAAAGTCTGAGCTGCAAATCACTTGTCCCAGTCCTCCTATTGATTTGACTCTGGAAGTGGATAAAAGCAAGGAAGTTTTCCATCATAAAGTCCTGGCAGATAAAGGCAAAGAAGGAAAATTGGGCAAACCTGTCACCCATGAGGTTATGGAGCCCGTGTCAATGGCAAAGTCTGAGCTGCAAATCACTTGTCCCAGTCTTCTTATTGATTTGACCCTGGAATCCCTTGGTATTAAAGAAAGTGATCCTATTGAAAATTCTTCTAAAGTAATCAACGAGAATGATTCTGATCTGGATTCTCCTTGTTGGAAAGGAAAACTTGCCGCTGAGCAATCAAGCTGTGAAGTTTCTGTACCTGATAATTTCCAGCATCTTAAAAGCGAACAAGAAGCATGCAGTTATTTAAATCCTCTTGCGCCTCATTTTTTCCCCAGCAGTGACAAACAAAAAGTAAATTACTGTGGAAATGAAGGTGATGgaaatgattgtttttctttccagAAGACTGCGTCTTCTGTGGTTAGTTTATTCTCCAGAGAACAGAGACTACAACATTCCGCTACAGCTGGATCATCTTCTTCAGAACAGAGCAGTATTACTGAGGCACATTGCTATAGTGACATGCATGTTCCTAATAAGGAATATGAGCTACTCACTGACTCCAGCAGTAGCTCCATGCATGGCTCATCTTGTGTGGTTCTACCATCTGTTCTGGAAGATTACTTCACATCTAGTGGCCAGCTTCTGACTGGGCAATGTGTTGGTGGATTTGGGAAGGCTATCAAGGATACAGCACCTAATGGTTCAACTAGTGTGTCGTTGTTTGCAAGCAAACATGTCTTCGATTCATCGTCCTGTAGAGAAGGTGTTTCTACTGATTTAAGTGAAACATATGGGGGTGCAACTAAGCCTTTGTGCTCACCTCCAAGATTAGATTTTCAAATAGTGGTTAAAACAATGAATGAACTGTCAGAATTGCTTATGCAAAACTGCACAAATGATTTAGATTCTCTGAATGAGCATGAACATGATATAATCAAGCGCATTATCCATAATCTTACTCTGTGTATCAGAAACAGGGCTGGAGAACATACTCTTATGTCTGAATCAAGTCATCCTCACACTTCATATTGTGTTAGGAAATCAACTCATCTAAACAAG TGCTCGAACATGGAACTTCAAACAACAAGGACAAAGGCTGTAATGGTTTCGCATGAACTTGGGCATCAGAATAAGCATGAAAGGCAGATGAGTTCTACTAGTTTTAGGGAGAGATTCCTGGATTCTTTAAATGCAAGGAATGGAGGATTCAATAAAAATGAACACATTACTGAG GTCAATGAGAAGGCTCTGGAAGGACATTATGAACTTGAGGAAGAAGAGAACCCTCAAGTTTTGTTCTACAAGAATTTGTGGCACGAGGCTGAAGCAGCTCTTTGTTCCATGAAGTATAAAGCTTCTGTTCTGGGTATGAAAACTGAGATGGAAAAGATAAAGATGGCAATAAGATAA
- the LOC133668458 gene encoding uncharacterized protein LOC133668458 isoform X2 gives MASDTKRGSLSRLSPLARPFTLSKPNNSSFSPSNSALDRSFSSFSVEGDSFAFYPQYPPGVLQVSADFSSLARDSSLQDTSFNPSSSMLDRSFSSFSLEGDSFAYYPQYPSGVLQGSADFGLFTESKSDFDAVPVTKSTELGYEAHKSGDLRGILHWKDKHGGFSMFNYDSTKQAGSPAEGLKLSPETSDSLCGKLSGISLNDHEVRPKRTREIDSQSVPISSKFSTTSDLNSSAILQDPQSGINYLPPSVSWSSCDTNIAYFGRSLSQQLDFHAAKQNVPPSSDFNSLPVLVSEPSVASPGYLPFNHVLSENLDSDGDGGVSKNNFLGYGQASLKKPHAVVDKSKEVFHNKVLTDKGKEGKMGKTVTNEVMEPVPMAKSELQITCPSPPIDLTLEVDKSKEVFHHKVLADKGKEGKLGKPVTHEVMEPVSMAKSELQITCPSLLIDLTLESLGIKESDPIENSSKVINENDSDLDSPCWKGKLAAEQSSCEVSVPDNFQHLKSEQEACSYLNPLAPHFFPSSDKQKVNYCGNEGDGNDCFSFQKTASSVVSLFSREQRLQHSATAGSSSSEQSSITEAHCYSDMHVPNKEYELLTDSSSSSMHGSSCVVLPSVLEDYFTSSGQLLTGQCVGGFGKAIKDTAPNGSTSVSLFASKHVFDSSSCREGVSTDLSETYGGATKPLCSPPRLDFQIVVKTMNELSELLMQNCTNDLDSLNEHEHDIIKRIIHNLTLCIRNRAGEHTLMSESSHPHTSYCVRKSTHLNKCSNMELQTTRTKAVMVSHELGHQNKHERQMSSTSFRERFLDSLNARNGGFNKNEHITEVNEKALEGHYELEEEENPQVLFYKNLWHEAEAALCSMKYKASVLGMKTEMEKIKMAIR, from the exons ATGGCCAGTGACACAAAAAGAGGGTCTCTTTCTCGTTTATCACCATTAGCTAGGCCTTTTACCTTGAGCAAACCCAATAATTCAAGCTTTAGTCCTTCAAATTCTGCGCTTGATCGGTCCTTTTCAAGTTTCAGTGTAGAAGGTGACTCCTTTGCTTTTTATCCTCAATACCCACCAGGGGTTTTGCAAGTTTCAGCTGATTTTTCAAGTCTTGCCCGTGATTCTTCACTTCAAGATACAAGCTTTAACCCTTCCAGTTCCATGCTTGATCGGTCCTTTTCAAGTTTCAGTTTAGAAGGCGACTCCTTTGCTTATTATCCTCAATACCCATCTGGGGTTTTGCAAGGTTCAGCCGATTTTGGTTTGTTTACTGAGTCAAAGTCAGACTTTGATGCTGTGCCTGTAACCAAGTCCACTGAACTTGGCTATGAGGCTCACAAGAGTGGTGATCTTCGAGGGATTCTTCACTGGAAAGATAAGCATGGTGGTTTTTCAATGTTTAATTATGACTCCACGAAACAAG CAGGATCTCCTGCTGAAGGATTGAAGCTGAGTCCTGAAACATCTGATAGTTTGTGCGGAAAACTCTCTGGGATCTCATTAAATGATCATGAAGTCAGACCTAAAAGAACTAGGGAAATTGACTCTCAAAGTGTGCCAATCTCTTCAAAGTTCTCAACGACATCAGATTTGAACTCTTCTGCCATTCTTCAAGATCCTCAAAGCGGGATAAATTACCTACCACCATCAGTATCTTGGAGCTCCTGTGATACAAACATTGCTTATTTTGGGAGAAGCTTATCACAGCAACTTGATTTTCATGCAGCCAAACAGAATGTTCCCCCTTCATCAGATTTCAATTCTTTGCCAGTTTTAGTTTCCGAGCCATCAGTAGCTAGTCCAGGCTATTTACCCTTTAATCATGTGTTGTCAGAGAACCTAGATTCTGATGGAGATGGTGGAGTTAGCAAAAATAACTTTCTTGGGTATGGTCAAGCAAGTTTAAAGAAGCCTCATGCTGTTGTGGATAAAAGCAAGGAAGTTTTCCATAATAAAGTCCTGACAGATAAAGGCAAAGAAGGAAAAATGGGCAAAACTGTCACTAACGAGGTTATGGAGCCCGTGCCAATGGCAAAGTCTGAGCTGCAAATCACTTGTCCCAGTCCTCCTATTGATTTGACTCTGGAAGTGGATAAAAGCAAGGAAGTTTTCCATCATAAAGTCCTGGCAGATAAAGGCAAAGAAGGAAAATTGGGCAAACCTGTCACCCATGAGGTTATGGAGCCCGTGTCAATGGCAAAGTCTGAGCTGCAAATCACTTGTCCCAGTCTTCTTATTGATTTGACCCTGGAATCCCTTGGTATTAAAGAAAGTGATCCTATTGAAAATTCTTCTAAAGTAATCAACGAGAATGATTCTGATCTGGATTCTCCTTGTTGGAAAGGAAAACTTGCCGCTGAGCAATCAAGCTGTGAAGTTTCTGTACCTGATAATTTCCAGCATCTTAAAAGCGAACAAGAAGCATGCAGTTATTTAAATCCTCTTGCGCCTCATTTTTTCCCCAGCAGTGACAAACAAAAAGTAAATTACTGTGGAAATGAAGGTGATGgaaatgattgtttttctttccagAAGACTGCGTCTTCTGTGGTTAGTTTATTCTCCAGAGAACAGAGACTACAACATTCCGCTACAGCTGGATCATCTTCTTCAGAACAGAGCAGTATTACTGAGGCACATTGCTATAGTGACATGCATGTTCCTAATAAGGAATATGAGCTACTCACTGACTCCAGCAGTAGCTCCATGCATGGCTCATCTTGTGTGGTTCTACCATCTGTTCTGGAAGATTACTTCACATCTAGTGGCCAGCTTCTGACTGGGCAATGTGTTGGTGGATTTGGGAAGGCTATCAAGGATACAGCACCTAATGGTTCAACTAGTGTGTCGTTGTTTGCAAGCAAACATGTCTTCGATTCATCGTCCTGTAGAGAAGGTGTTTCTACTGATTTAAGTGAAACATATGGGGGTGCAACTAAGCCTTTGTGCTCACCTCCAAGATTAGATTTTCAAATAGTGGTTAAAACAATGAATGAACTGTCAGAATTGCTTATGCAAAACTGCACAAATGATTTAGATTCTCTGAATGAGCATGAACATGATATAATCAAGCGCATTATCCATAATCTTACTCTGTGTATCAGAAACAGGGCTGGAGAACATACTCTTATGTCTGAATCAAGTCATCCTCACACTTCATATTGTGTTAGGAAATCAACTCATCTAAACAAG TGCTCGAACATGGAACTTCAAACAACAAGGACAAAGGCTGTAATGGTTTCGCATGAACTTGGGCATCAGAATAAGCATGAAAGGCAGATGAGTTCTACTAGTTTTAGGGAGAGATTCCTGGATTCTTTAAATGCAAGGAATGGAGGATTCAATAAAAATGAACACATTACTGAG GTCAATGAGAAGGCTCTGGAAGGACATTATGAACTTGAGGAAGAAGAGAACCCTCAAGTTTTGTTCTACAAGAATTTGTGGCACGAGGCTGAAGCAGCTCTTTGTTCCATGAAGTATAAAGCTTCTGTTCTGGGTATGAAAACTGAGATGGAAAAGATAAAGATGGCAATAAGATAA